The following are encoded in a window of Streptomyces sp. Go-475 genomic DNA:
- a CDS encoding TraR/DksA C4-type zinc finger protein, which yields MVNNPLIVDRAATRLSAEDLAALRENLTEQRLFRQEQLQQLAGAAPSRTDDVPRHDTASQVEVHVKLAAAARMVLADVEAALRRMDEGSYGACRLCGGPIARERLMIVPQARYCARCQHVPWTEARC from the coding sequence GTGGTGAACAACCCGCTCATCGTCGACCGCGCCGCGACGCGTCTGTCGGCCGAGGATCTCGCCGCGCTGCGCGAGAACCTCACCGAACAGCGCCTGTTCCGCCAGGAGCAGCTCCAGCAGCTCGCCGGCGCGGCTCCCTCCCGTACGGACGACGTGCCGCGCCACGACACGGCCTCCCAGGTCGAGGTCCACGTCAAGCTCGCCGCAGCCGCGCGCATGGTCCTCGCCGACGTCGAAGCAGCCCTCAGGCGCATGGACGAAGGCAGCTACGGCGCCTGCCGACTGTGTGGGGGCCCCATCGCGCGCGAGCGGCTGATGATCGTGCCGCAGGCCCGCTACTGCGCGCGCTGCCAGCACGTGCCCTGGACCGAGGCGCGCTGCTAG
- a CDS encoding TraR/DksA C4-type zinc finger protein yields the protein MSIDAPLTGPRPERMTAPDVRRRLEHARSTRLTQLRALDETGQSADDHLMSMQRGAIERVLQEIDDAFTRVEDGTYGTCLGCAEPVPAERLEILPYTPYCVACQRRAA from the coding sequence GTGTCTATCGACGCACCCCTCACCGGCCCCCGTCCTGAGCGCATGACCGCGCCCGATGTGCGACGGCGGCTGGAACACGCCCGCAGCACCCGGCTGACGCAGCTGCGCGCCCTCGACGAGACCGGGCAGAGCGCGGACGATCATCTGATGTCGATGCAGCGCGGCGCCATCGAGCGCGTCCTGCAAGAGATCGACGACGCGTTCACCCGCGTCGAGGACGGCACCTACGGCACCTGCCTGGGCTGCGCGGAGCCCGTCCCCGCGGAGCGCCTGGAGATCCTCCCCTACACCCCGTACTGCGTTGCCTGCCAGCGCCGCGCCGCCTGA
- a CDS encoding NAD-dependent protein deacetylase, with protein MRMRPTLSWTPAEDLPPGTTDLEPVADALGTGGVLVLSGAGLSTESGIPDYRGEGGSLSRHTPMTYQDFVGGAQARRRYWARSHLGWRTFGRAVPNAGHRAVAAFERHGLLAGVITQNVDGLHQAAGSEDVVELHGALDRVVCLSCGARSPRRELARRLEEANPGFEPVAAGINPDGDADLTDDQVAGFRVVPCTVCGGILKPDVVFFGETVPPQRVEHCRELVRAASSLLVLGSSLTVMSGLRFVRQAAQAGKPVLIVNRDPTRGDRHALTRVALPLGTALTTVADRLGIAVDRQAPPSP; from the coding sequence ATGCGCATGCGCCCCACCTTGAGCTGGACACCTGCCGAGGACCTGCCGCCGGGGACCACGGACCTGGAGCCGGTCGCCGACGCGCTGGGCACCGGCGGTGTGCTGGTGCTCAGCGGAGCGGGCCTCTCCACCGAGTCGGGCATCCCCGACTACCGGGGCGAGGGCGGGAGCCTGAGCCGGCACACACCGATGACGTACCAGGACTTCGTCGGCGGCGCCCAGGCCCGGCGCCGGTACTGGGCGCGCAGCCACCTCGGCTGGCGCACCTTCGGCCGGGCCGTGCCCAACGCCGGGCACCGGGCCGTGGCCGCGTTCGAGCGGCACGGTCTGCTCGCGGGCGTCATCACGCAGAACGTGGACGGCCTGCACCAGGCCGCCGGCAGCGAGGACGTCGTGGAACTCCACGGCGCCCTGGACCGGGTCGTCTGCCTGTCCTGCGGCGCCCGCAGCCCGCGCCGCGAGCTGGCCCGGCGGCTGGAGGAGGCCAATCCGGGGTTCGAGCCGGTGGCCGCCGGGATCAATCCGGACGGTGACGCCGACCTCACGGACGACCAGGTCGCCGGTTTCCGCGTGGTGCCCTGCACGGTCTGCGGCGGCATCCTCAAACCGGACGTGGTGTTCTTCGGCGAGACCGTGCCGCCGCAGCGTGTCGAGCACTGCCGCGAGCTGGTCCGGGCGGCGTCCTCGCTGCTGGTCCTGGGCTCCTCGCTGACGGTGATGTCCGGGCTCCGCTTCGTCCGCCAGGCGGCCCAGGCCGGGAAGCCGGTGCTGATCGTCAACCGGGACCCGACCCGGGGCGACCGGCACGCCCTGACCCGGGTGGCGCTCCCGCTGGGCACGGCCCTCACGACCGTGGCGGACCGGCTGGGCATCGCGGTCGACCGGCAGGCGCCGCCGAGCCCGTGA
- the secD gene encoding protein translocase subunit SecD gives MIRSTRVRALLALTVLALSLFITFTVPVRLGLDLRGGTQIVLETRSTATAKAGPEATDRTLEVLRGRIDALGVAEPSLHRSGSNRIIVELPGVQDPKKAADVLGRTAQLTVHPVSALFDDAPDPLPKRPREYVLPDESGRLLRLEAAALTGQDVKKAEARFDQQTGAGWHVTVDFDASGHGKWSRLTGQAACHPAGDPARRIAIVLDEKIISSPQVDPSVTCENGITGGTTQITGSFTDREARELALLISGGALPVPVETVEQRTIGPTLGAEAITASAWAAVIGTALTALFIITVYRLMGALAVLALAAYGLISYAALAALGATLTLPGLAGFVLAIGMAVDANVLVFERAREEHANRRRSSARSALAAGFRKAFSAIADSNITTLIAAGLLFLLASGPVRGFGVTLGIGVLASMISALVVTRVLAEHAASRPWVRRRPHLTGLATAGRVRDRIERSQPRLTRRPRRLLALSAAALALAASGIAVRGIDIGVEFTGGRLIEYTTTRPVDPDHARAALADAGFPRAVVQSSGDDALTVRTEELTDTQADTVTRTLTALGGDTEKIRDELIGPSLGEELRRNALIALGVALAAQLLYLAARFRWLFGTAAVAALAHDVVILAGVFAWLGKPLDGVFLAALLTVIGYSVNDSVVVFDRIRELWRRDRTTPLPHIARQAILQTLPRTINTGMGAALILSALAVLGGDTLTDFALALLIGLAIGTYSSVFTATPLAIEINRHTTPTRHTTPTRTRRHRP, from the coding sequence TTGATCCGTTCCACCCGGGTGAGAGCCCTGCTCGCCCTCACCGTGCTCGCCCTGTCCCTGTTCATCACCTTCACCGTGCCGGTCCGCCTCGGTCTGGACCTGCGCGGCGGCACCCAGATCGTGCTCGAAACCCGCTCCACCGCCACCGCGAAGGCCGGCCCCGAGGCCACCGACCGCACCCTGGAGGTGCTGCGCGGCCGTATCGACGCGCTCGGCGTCGCCGAACCCTCCCTGCACCGCTCCGGCAGCAACCGGATCATCGTCGAACTGCCCGGCGTGCAGGACCCGAAGAAGGCGGCCGACGTACTGGGCCGCACCGCCCAGCTCACCGTCCACCCCGTGTCCGCCCTGTTCGACGACGCCCCCGACCCCCTGCCGAAGCGGCCCCGCGAGTACGTCCTGCCCGACGAATCCGGCCGGCTCCTTCGCCTGGAGGCCGCGGCCCTCACCGGACAGGACGTCAAGAAGGCCGAGGCCCGGTTCGACCAGCAGACCGGCGCCGGATGGCACGTCACCGTCGACTTCGACGCCTCCGGGCACGGGAAATGGAGCCGGCTGACCGGTCAGGCCGCCTGCCACCCGGCAGGCGATCCCGCGCGCCGCATCGCCATCGTCCTCGACGAGAAGATCATCTCCTCGCCGCAGGTCGACCCGTCGGTGACGTGCGAGAACGGCATCACCGGCGGCACCACCCAGATCACCGGGTCCTTCACCGACAGAGAGGCCCGCGAACTGGCCCTGCTCATCAGCGGCGGCGCCCTGCCCGTGCCCGTGGAGACCGTCGAACAGCGCACCATCGGCCCCACCCTGGGCGCCGAGGCCATCACCGCCAGCGCCTGGGCCGCCGTCATCGGCACCGCCCTGACCGCACTGTTCATCATCACCGTCTACCGGCTCATGGGCGCCCTCGCGGTACTGGCCCTGGCCGCGTACGGACTGATCTCCTACGCCGCCCTGGCCGCGCTCGGTGCCACCCTCACCCTGCCGGGCCTGGCCGGTTTCGTCCTGGCCATCGGCATGGCCGTCGACGCCAACGTCCTCGTCTTCGAACGCGCTCGTGAAGAGCACGCGAACCGCCGCCGCTCCAGCGCCCGCTCGGCCCTGGCCGCCGGCTTCCGCAAGGCCTTCAGCGCGATCGCCGACTCCAACATCACCACCCTGATCGCAGCCGGTCTGCTCTTCCTCCTCGCCTCCGGCCCCGTGCGCGGCTTCGGTGTCACCCTGGGCATCGGCGTCCTCGCCTCCATGATCAGCGCGTTGGTCGTCACCCGGGTCCTCGCCGAGCACGCCGCGTCCCGCCCGTGGGTACGCCGCCGCCCCCACCTGACCGGACTGGCCACCGCCGGCCGGGTCCGCGACCGCATCGAGCGCTCCCAGCCCCGACTGACGCGCCGGCCACGCCGCTTGCTGGCCCTCTCCGCCGCCGCGCTCGCCCTGGCCGCCTCCGGCATCGCCGTCCGCGGCATCGACATCGGCGTCGAGTTCACCGGCGGCCGCCTGATCGAATACACCACCACCCGCCCCGTCGATCCGGACCACGCCCGCGCCGCGCTCGCCGACGCCGGCTTCCCGCGCGCCGTGGTCCAGTCCTCGGGCGACGACGCCCTGACCGTACGCACCGAGGAACTCACCGACACGCAGGCGGACACCGTCACCCGCACCCTCACCGCACTCGGCGGCGACACGGAGAAGATCCGCGACGAACTGATCGGCCCCAGCCTGGGCGAGGAACTCCGCCGCAACGCCCTCATCGCCCTCGGCGTGGCCCTCGCCGCCCAACTGCTGTACCTGGCCGCCCGCTTCCGCTGGCTGTTCGGCACCGCCGCGGTCGCCGCGCTCGCCCACGACGTCGTCATCCTGGCCGGCGTCTTCGCCTGGCTCGGCAAGCCCCTCGACGGGGTGTTCCTGGCCGCGCTGCTGACCGTGATCGGCTACTCCGTCAACGACTCGGTCGTCGTCTTCGACCGCATCAGGGAGCTGTGGCGACGCGACCGCACAACCCCCCTGCCGCACATCGCCCGTCAGGCGATCCTGCAGACGCTGCCCCGCACGATCAACACCGGCATGGGCGCCGCCCTCATCCTCTCCGCCCTGGCCGTCCTGGGCGGAGACACCCTCACCGACTTCGCCCTCGCCCTGCTCATCGGCCTGGCGATCGGCACGTACTCCTCGGTCTTCACCGCCACCCCGCTCGCGATCGAGATCAACCGGCACACCACCCCGACCCGGCACACCACCCCGACCCGAACCCGACGACACCGACCCTGA
- a CDS encoding protein-arginine deiminase domain-containing protein — MRSRTRIRPRLYPAGSVVLAIAAAGSVLAGPAGPAFAADAAGRADLRADVNRDGRVDVTGGSDKKGEDGWSVERGAVYLPNIDDDAKRCPVTGPGGSPLSDAKLAACNDGSDTQVNGTEDAADLARVRSVPLPGLPADAKGSLKLTTGGKHAHLFLKRAGKWVLVTSETRLTAAELRAGAEFGVEATDVVRDRAKWDGRAVVRLTVTSGGKSTSDAVTLRVAPLLTHHHLQDTQQVMVSEVQGQGPYSRLQQKFVAELAKEVEQAGVTAPLVKFTKYADPWAQDFVEPAYVSMTGPGGRRHVMRVMLRSAQPNRDAGRELFEKVRGRDIGVVQVTDRAEPDDWSLNSMGNLETIPPYAHNGRSFPAGRIIMGERKDSGARPSKVMRTMLASQGLQDPLLLDTSWLGVGHVDEFVQFLPADTPRGWRIGVADPEAGLGLLRDAQRDGHGKTKMFSVPGRSDSPAPKETIDQALASRHLVADNQMAARRIAANLEVLKRETGVTDAEIVRVPALYTRDSEALTAEGEEIPVPRLTRMGAGSDLVDSLGDRGQQKWLAENPAAPRAAAAPTVMTSAYVPGAVNGVLLARDRYLAPRQWGPVIGGKDIFTEAVTAAYQRVGLKVSYIDDWYTYHLGMGEVHCGTNTLRDATAAWWQRPAGGRNGA; from the coding sequence GTGCGTTCACGTACACGTATACGTCCGCGCCTGTACCCGGCCGGGTCGGTGGTGCTGGCCATCGCCGCCGCGGGATCCGTGCTGGCCGGGCCGGCCGGACCCGCGTTCGCCGCCGACGCGGCGGGACGCGCCGACCTGCGGGCGGATGTGAACCGCGACGGACGGGTCGATGTCACCGGCGGCAGCGACAAGAAGGGTGAGGACGGCTGGTCCGTCGAGCGTGGCGCCGTCTACCTGCCCAACATCGACGACGACGCCAAGCGGTGCCCCGTCACCGGGCCCGGCGGCAGCCCGCTGTCCGACGCGAAGTTGGCCGCGTGCAACGACGGCTCCGACACGCAGGTCAACGGCACCGAGGACGCCGCCGACCTCGCCCGGGTCAGATCCGTGCCCCTGCCGGGGCTTCCCGCCGACGCCAAGGGCAGCCTGAAGCTCACCACGGGCGGCAAGCACGCGCACCTCTTCCTCAAGCGGGCCGGGAAGTGGGTGCTGGTGACGTCCGAGACCCGGCTGACCGCCGCCGAGCTGCGTGCCGGTGCGGAGTTCGGTGTCGAGGCCACCGACGTCGTCCGGGACCGCGCGAAGTGGGACGGCCGCGCGGTGGTCCGGCTGACGGTGACCTCCGGCGGGAAGTCCACCTCCGACGCCGTGACCCTGCGCGTCGCACCGCTGCTGACCCACCATCACCTGCAGGACACCCAGCAGGTGATGGTGAGCGAGGTCCAGGGGCAGGGCCCGTACAGCCGTCTGCAGCAGAAGTTCGTCGCCGAACTCGCGAAGGAGGTCGAGCAGGCCGGGGTCACCGCGCCGCTGGTCAAGTTCACGAAGTACGCCGACCCCTGGGCCCAGGACTTCGTCGAGCCGGCCTACGTCAGCATGACCGGGCCGGGCGGCCGGCGGCACGTGATGCGGGTGATGCTGCGTTCCGCCCAGCCGAACCGGGACGCGGGCCGGGAACTGTTCGAGAAGGTGCGCGGCCGGGACATCGGCGTCGTGCAGGTGACCGACCGGGCGGAGCCCGACGACTGGTCACTGAACTCCATGGGGAACCTGGAGACGATCCCGCCGTACGCGCACAACGGGCGCTCGTTCCCGGCCGGGCGGATCATCATGGGCGAGCGCAAGGACAGCGGGGCGCGTCCGTCGAAGGTGATGCGGACGATGCTCGCGTCGCAGGGCCTGCAGGACCCGCTGCTGCTGGACACCTCCTGGCTGGGCGTCGGGCACGTCGACGAGTTCGTGCAGTTCCTGCCCGCCGACACCCCGCGCGGCTGGCGCATCGGCGTCGCCGACCCGGAGGCGGGGCTGGGGCTGCTGCGCGACGCCCAGCGCGACGGCCACGGCAAGACCAAGATGTTCTCCGTCCCGGGCCGCAGCGACAGTCCGGCGCCCAAGGAGACCATCGACCAGGCGCTCGCCTCCCGTCACCTGGTGGCCGACAACCAGATGGCGGCGCGGCGCATCGCGGCCAACCTGGAGGTCCTCAAGCGCGAGACGGGGGTCACCGACGCGGAGATCGTGCGGGTGCCCGCGCTGTACACCCGTGACTCGGAGGCCCTGACCGCCGAGGGCGAGGAGATTCCGGTGCCGCGTCTGACGCGCATGGGCGCCGGCTCCGACCTCGTGGACAGCCTCGGGGACCGCGGCCAGCAGAAGTGGCTCGCCGAGAACCCGGCCGCCCCGCGCGCGGCGGCTGCGCCGACGGTGATGACCAGCGCGTACGTTCCCGGCGCGGTCAACGGCGTGCTCCTGGCGCGCGACCGCTACCTCGCGCCGCGCCAGTGGGGGCCCGTCATCGGCGGCAAGGACATCTTCACGGAAGCCGTCACCGCCGCCTACCAGCGGGTCGGGCTGAAGGTGTCGTACATCGACGACTGGTACACGTACCACCTCGGGATGGGTGAGGTGCACTGCGGCACCAACACCCTGCGCGACGCGACGGCGGCTTGGTGGCAGCGTCCGGCGGGGGGCCGTAACGGGGCCTAG
- a CDS encoding snapalysin family zinc-dependent metalloprotease, with the protein MRVRTLTGGLAAACLMALSLTGGHAAAASPGPADTTLAARVLTYDAGGAAEFKSAVDRGAAIWNASVDAVELRPVTAGQRANIRILADNGWPRALPTTLGNGTVYIGRQAVDQGYDTIRISAHELGHILGLPDRKPGPCSSLMSGSSAGISCTNPYPNAAEKSEVEANFSRVLTGRTPAPRAELIVD; encoded by the coding sequence ATGCGCGTCCGTACGCTGACCGGCGGTCTCGCCGCCGCCTGCCTGATGGCCCTGTCACTGACGGGCGGCCACGCCGCGGCCGCTTCCCCCGGCCCGGCCGACACCACCCTCGCCGCCCGGGTCCTCACCTACGACGCCGGCGGCGCAGCGGAGTTCAAGAGCGCGGTCGACCGGGGCGCGGCCATCTGGAACGCGAGTGTCGACGCCGTCGAGCTCCGGCCGGTCACCGCCGGGCAACGGGCGAACATACGAATCCTGGCGGACAACGGCTGGCCGCGCGCCCTGCCCACCACCCTGGGCAACGGAACCGTCTACATCGGACGCCAGGCCGTCGACCAGGGCTACGACACCATCCGGATCTCCGCCCACGAACTCGGGCACATCCTGGGCCTGCCCGACCGCAAGCCCGGACCGTGCTCGAGCCTGATGTCCGGCTCCAGCGCGGGCATCTCCTGCACGAACCCGTACCCGAACGCGGCGGAGAAATCGGAGGTCGAAGCCAACTTCAGCCGCGTGCTCACCGGCCGGACCCCGGCGCCACGCGCCGAACTGATCGTGGACTGA
- a CDS encoding sensor histidine kinase, whose product MSLFWRIFALNAVVLGTATALLLWAPVTVSVPVLLTEAIILLGGLAVMLVANAALLRWGLAPLDRLTRLMTTVDLLRPGQRLSAHGGGEVTELIRTFNSMLERLEQERAASSGRVLLAQEAERRRIAQELHDEVGQSMTAILLGLKRAADDAPGPLREDLREVQEITRDSLDEVRRLVRRLRPGVLDDLGLVSALTSLTEDFATHTGLQVTRRFAADLPALEPETELVLYRVAQESLTNAARHADAEGVVVTLGHSDTRVILAVTDDGCGIKAPREGAGILGMRERALLVGATLDITPAPRAGTQVKLTVPLPRKQPTS is encoded by the coding sequence GTGTCCCTGTTCTGGCGGATCTTCGCCCTCAACGCCGTCGTCCTGGGCACGGCCACGGCGCTGCTGCTGTGGGCGCCGGTGACCGTGTCGGTGCCGGTGCTGCTGACCGAGGCGATCATCCTGCTGGGCGGTCTGGCGGTGATGCTGGTCGCCAACGCCGCCCTGCTGCGCTGGGGGCTGGCTCCGCTGGACCGGCTGACCAGGCTGATGACCACGGTGGACCTGCTGCGGCCCGGGCAGCGGCTGTCCGCGCACGGCGGCGGGGAAGTCACCGAACTGATCCGCACCTTCAACTCCATGCTGGAGCGGCTGGAGCAGGAACGGGCCGCCAGCAGCGGCCGGGTCCTGCTCGCCCAGGAGGCCGAACGCCGCCGCATCGCCCAGGAACTGCACGACGAGGTCGGGCAGAGCATGACCGCGATCCTGCTGGGACTCAAGCGTGCCGCGGACGACGCCCCCGGGCCGCTGCGCGAGGACCTGCGCGAGGTGCAGGAGATCACCCGGGACAGCCTGGACGAGGTCCGCCGCCTGGTGCGCCGGCTGCGGCCCGGCGTGCTGGACGACCTGGGTTTGGTCAGCGCGCTGACCTCGCTCACCGAGGACTTCGCCACCCACACCGGACTGCAGGTCACCCGCCGCTTCGCCGCCGACCTGCCCGCGCTGGAGCCCGAGACGGAACTGGTCCTCTACCGCGTCGCCCAGGAGTCGCTGACCAACGCCGCCCGCCACGCGGACGCCGAAGGGGTGGTCGTCACCCTGGGCCACAGCGACACCCGCGTGATCCTGGCCGTCACCGACGACGGCTGCGGCATCAAGGCTCCCCGCGAGGGCGCCGGCATCCTCGGCATGCGCGAGCGCGCCCTGCTCGTCGGCGCCACGCTGGACATCACGCCGGCACCCCGCGCCGGTACCCAGGTCAAGCTCACCGTGCCCCTGCCCAGGAAGCAGCCGACCTCATGA
- a CDS encoding VanZ family protein encodes MDDNASLSASPRRTRGIVLPALAVLGVAGAVFALRRPLMMSAPMCVAGRWHGCLDTFNGVVLMTLVALPLAVLVVWALARRRRAAGVSWAWRISVAEVGMVHGTVPFLWLTMMPGAGAGSVPARVSLVPLRDLVTMGPLGIVGNLLVFAALGFFAPMRFAALASPPRILALGAGCSVLVETAQFVLRLDRVSSVDDVLVNTTGAVLAALASRRWWRATARTPSDRPRPSPAPAG; translated from the coding sequence ATGGACGACAACGCATCCTTGTCCGCATCGCCCCGCCGTACCCGCGGGATCGTGTTGCCCGCTCTGGCGGTCCTCGGGGTGGCTGGTGCCGTGTTCGCCCTGCGGCGGCCTCTGATGATGTCCGCTCCGATGTGCGTGGCCGGGCGGTGGCACGGCTGTCTCGACACGTTCAACGGGGTGGTGCTCATGACGTTGGTCGCGCTGCCGTTGGCCGTGCTGGTGGTGTGGGCTCTGGCGCGCCGTCGGCGGGCCGCCGGCGTCTCGTGGGCGTGGCGGATTTCGGTGGCCGAGGTGGGCATGGTCCACGGGACGGTGCCGTTCCTGTGGCTGACCATGATGCCGGGCGCCGGGGCCGGCTCCGTGCCCGCGCGGGTGAGTCTGGTGCCGCTGCGGGACCTGGTCACGATGGGGCCGCTCGGCATCGTCGGCAATCTGCTGGTCTTCGCGGCGCTGGGGTTCTTCGCGCCGATGCGGTTCGCGGCGCTGGCGTCCCCGCCGCGGATCCTGGCGCTCGGCGCGGGCTGCTCGGTCCTGGTCGAGACCGCGCAGTTCGTCCTGCGACTGGACCGGGTGTCCTCCGTGGACGACGTCCTGGTCAACACCACCGGCGCGGTACTGGCGGCGCTGGCGTCGCGCCGCTGGTGGCGCGCCACGGCACGAACGCCGTCGGACCGGCCGCGCCCCTCGCCGGCACCGGCGGGCTGA
- a CDS encoding HAMP domain-containing sensor histidine kinase yields the protein MRRRPGLSVRLKLTLSYAGFLAVAGALLLAVVWGFLLRYVPDNSQGLLGVSPNRYLLVRTFAPAAALAMLFLLVFGLVGGWILAGRMLAPLTQITDAARLAGNGSLSHRVRMKGRQDEFRELSDAFDSMLEQLESHVAEQQRFAANASHELRTPLAISRTLLDVAREDPTRDRAELLERLKAVNTRAIDLTEALLLLSRTDSGSFDRASVDLSLVAEEAAETLLHQAEQRGVRLDVTGGAARTSGSAELLLRMVTNLVQNAVVHNLPAGGTVTVHTEARGGVSVLRVENTGRPVPAELVPTLIEPFQRGTERVRADEHAGVGLGLAIVHSVVRAHGGTLGLVPRPAGGLLVTVRLPAAPSQPPR from the coding sequence ATGCGTAGACGCCCGGGGCTCAGCGTCCGGCTGAAACTCACCCTCAGCTACGCCGGGTTCCTCGCCGTCGCCGGCGCGCTCCTGCTGGCGGTGGTGTGGGGGTTCCTGCTGCGTTACGTTCCCGACAACTCCCAGGGCCTGCTCGGCGTCTCGCCCAACCGCTACCTGCTGGTGCGCACGTTCGCCCCGGCCGCGGCCCTGGCGATGCTCTTCCTGCTCGTGTTCGGCCTCGTCGGGGGATGGATCCTCGCCGGGCGGATGCTCGCGCCCCTCACGCAGATCACGGATGCGGCGCGGCTGGCGGGGAACGGGTCGCTGTCCCACCGGGTCCGTATGAAGGGCCGCCAGGACGAATTCCGCGAGCTCTCCGACGCGTTCGACTCGATGCTCGAACAGCTCGAGTCCCATGTCGCCGAGCAGCAGAGGTTCGCCGCGAACGCCTCCCACGAGCTGCGCACCCCGCTGGCGATCTCGCGGACGCTCCTCGACGTCGCCCGCGAGGACCCCACGCGGGACCGGGCTGAGCTCCTCGAACGCCTGAAGGCCGTCAACACGCGCGCCATCGACCTCACCGAGGCCCTCCTGCTGCTGAGCCGCACCGACAGCGGGAGCTTCGACCGTGCGAGCGTCGACCTGTCCCTGGTCGCGGAGGAGGCCGCCGAGACTCTGCTGCACCAGGCGGAACAGCGCGGGGTCAGGCTCGATGTCACCGGTGGGGCGGCCCGGACGAGCGGCTCCGCCGAGCTGCTGCTGCGGATGGTGACGAACCTCGTCCAGAACGCCGTCGTCCACAATCTCCCGGCCGGCGGCACCGTGACGGTCCACACCGAGGCGCGGGGCGGCGTGAGCGTGCTGCGGGTGGAGAACACGGGCCGTCCCGTGCCGGCGGAACTGGTACCGACCCTCATCGAACCCTTCCAGCGCGGAACGGAACGCGTGCGCGCCGACGAGCACGCCGGCGTCGGCCTGGGCCTGGCCATCGTGCACAGCGTCGTCCGCGCGCACGGCGGGACCCTCGGCCTCGTCCCCCGTCCGGCCGGCGGTCTCCTCGTCACGGTTCGGCTGCCCGCCGCGCCGTCGCAGCCACCGCGGTAG
- a CDS encoding response regulator transcription factor: MTGNIRILLADDHALVRRGVRLILDQEPGLQVVAEAGDGAEAIEQVRGHEVDLAVLDIAMPRMTGLQAARELAGLKPGLRILILTMHDNEQYFFQALKAGASGYVLKSVADRDLVAACRAAMRDEPFLYPGAVTALIRNYLDRARHGEEAPDQVLTPREEEVLKLVAEGHSSQAIADLLFISIKTVQRHRANLLHKLGLRDRLELTRYAIRVGLIDP; the protein is encoded by the coding sequence ATGACCGGGAACATCCGCATCCTTCTGGCAGACGACCACGCCCTGGTACGCCGCGGTGTGCGGCTGATCCTCGACCAGGAACCGGGCCTCCAGGTCGTCGCGGAGGCCGGGGACGGCGCGGAGGCGATCGAGCAGGTCCGCGGCCACGAGGTCGACCTGGCCGTACTGGACATCGCCATGCCCCGCATGACCGGCCTGCAGGCCGCCCGCGAACTGGCCGGGCTCAAGCCGGGCCTGCGCATCCTGATCCTCACCATGCACGACAACGAGCAGTACTTCTTCCAGGCGCTCAAGGCCGGGGCCAGCGGCTATGTGCTGAAGTCCGTCGCCGACCGGGACCTCGTCGCCGCGTGCCGGGCGGCGATGCGCGACGAGCCCTTCCTCTACCCGGGCGCGGTCACCGCGCTGATCCGCAACTACCTCGACCGGGCCCGCCACGGCGAGGAGGCCCCCGACCAGGTCCTCACCCCTCGCGAGGAGGAGGTCCTGAAGCTGGTGGCGGAGGGGCACTCCTCGCAGGCGATCGCCGACCTGCTCTTCATCAGCATCAAGACCGTCCAGCGGCACCGAGCCAACCTGCTCCACAAGCTCGGCCTGCGCGACCGCCTCGAGCTCACCCGGTACGCCATCCGCGTGGGCCTGATCGACCCATGA
- a CDS encoding response regulator transcription factor translates to MRVLIVEDEPYLAEAVRDGLRLEAMAADIAGDGDSALELLSVNSYDLAVLDRDIPGPSGDEVARRIVASGSGIPILMLTAADRIDDKASGFGLGADDYLTKPFELRELVLRLRALDRRRAYARPPVREIAGLRLDPFRREVFRDGRYVALTRKQFAVLEVLVAAEGGVVSAEELLERAWDENADPFTNAVRITVSALRKRLGEPWIIVTVPGVGYRIDSGPGAIGPGSAHA, encoded by the coding sequence ATGCGCGTACTGATCGTGGAGGACGAGCCCTACCTGGCGGAGGCCGTCCGTGACGGTCTGCGGCTGGAGGCGATGGCCGCGGACATCGCGGGCGACGGCGACTCCGCCCTGGAGCTGCTGAGCGTCAACTCCTACGACCTCGCGGTCCTCGACCGCGACATCCCCGGCCCCTCCGGCGACGAGGTCGCCCGGCGCATCGTGGCCTCCGGCAGCGGCATTCCGATCCTCATGCTCACCGCCGCCGACCGGATCGACGACAAGGCGTCGGGCTTCGGGCTCGGCGCCGACGACTACCTCACCAAGCCGTTCGAGCTGCGGGAGCTCGTCCTGCGGCTGCGGGCGCTGGACCGCAGGCGCGCGTACGCCCGCCCCCCGGTCCGCGAGATCGCGGGCCTGCGCCTGGACCCGTTCCGCCGGGAGGTCTTCCGCGACGGACGCTACGTCGCGCTCACCCGCAAGCAGTTCGCCGTGCTGGAGGTGCTCGTCGCCGCCGAAGGTGGTGTCGTCAGCGCCGAGGAGCTGCTGGAGCGGGCGTGGGACGAGAACGCCGATCCCTTCACCAACGCCGTCCGCATCACCGTCTCCGCGCTGCGCAAACGGCTCGGCGAACCGTGGATCATCGTGACGGTGCCGGGTGTCGGCTACCGCATCGATTCCGGACCCGGCGCCATCGGGCCGGGCAGTGCGCATGCGTAG